A region of Veillonellaceae bacterium DNA encodes the following proteins:
- a CDS encoding tRNA threonylcarbamoyladenosine dehydratase has translation MDPIFVRTARIMGEEGVDFLSTKTVAVFGIGGVGSYAAEALVRVGIGHLIFIDKDVVDESNLNRQLVADRTTIGRNKAEVMVERAHRVNPNCIAEAKPVFFRPGDEDFIKDLHADYIIDAIDDVPAKLAIAEICWKLKIPEISSMGTGNRLRPEMLQIADINKTSVCHLARKMRKELKDRRVRHLTVVYSKELPHKPIGEGHAPGSTSFVPPVSGMMMAGYVVRNLLKEAGIR, from the coding sequence ATGGATCCCATATTTGTACGCACTGCCCGCATCATGGGTGAGGAAGGGGTAGATTTCCTTTCCACGAAGACTGTTGCTGTATTTGGTATCGGCGGCGTTGGATCGTATGCTGCTGAGGCGCTTGTCAGAGTCGGGATCGGCCACCTGATTTTCATTGACAAGGATGTTGTTGACGAATCGAATCTGAACCGCCAGCTGGTCGCTGACCGGACGACGATCGGAAGGAATAAGGCAGAGGTGATGGTGGAGAGAGCGCACCGCGTGAATCCAAACTGCATCGCTGAAGCAAAGCCTGTTTTCTTCCGCCCGGGCGATGAGGATTTCATTAAGGATCTGCATGCGGATTACATTATCGACGCCATCGATGATGTACCGGCAAAGCTTGCTATTGCGGAAATCTGCTGGAAGCTGAAGATTCCGGAAATTTCCTCGATGGGCACGGGCAACCGCCTGCGTCCGGAAATGCTGCAGATCGCAGATATTAATAAGACGTCTGTCTGCCACTTGGCAAGAAAGATGAGAAAAGAACTGAAGGACCGCCGTGTAAGGCATCTGACAGTCGTATATTCTAAGGAACTGCCGCACAAGCCGATCGGCGAAGGCCATGCTCCGGGTTCGACTTCGTTCGTTCCTCCGGTGTCCGGCATGATGATGGCAGGCTATGTCGTAAGAAACCTCCTCAAGGAGGCGGGGATCCGCTGA